From the Thermoanaerobaculia bacterium genome, one window contains:
- a CDS encoding CBS domain-containing protein, which yields MRVEELMRRKVETITEDGSAEQALKRMRAKKLRHLVVVRGNRVVGIVSDRDIAGLLLGDLRIDRTIDQVMSRGVAVVTPQTPVEDAAYAMRRKKIGALPVVSGDALVGIVTVSDLLDLVCRKLGAGKNLVRRQPAPKAPKKASRRVR from the coding sequence GTGCGAGTCGAAGAGCTGATGCGAAGGAAGGTGGAGACGATCACCGAAGACGGATCGGCGGAGCAGGCGCTCAAGCGCATGCGGGCGAAGAAGCTCCGACACCTGGTCGTCGTCCGCGGGAATCGGGTCGTCGGGATCGTCTCCGATCGGGACATCGCCGGTCTCCTGCTCGGGGACCTGAGAATCGACCGGACGATCGACCAGGTCATGAGCCGGGGGGTCGCCGTCGTGACGCCGCAGACCCCCGTCGAGGACGCCGCCTACGCGATGCGCCGCAAGAAGATCGGCGCCCTGCCGGTCGTCTCCGGCGATGCGCTCGTCGGGATCGTCACCGTCTCGGACCTCCTCGACCTCGTCTGCCGGAAGCTGGGAGCGGGGAAGAATCTTGTCCGCCGGCAGCCGGCGCCGAAGGCCCCGAAGAAGGCTTCCCGCCGGGTACGCTGA